The segment CTCTAGTCGTGAATTAAGTTGTTTATAGAGGTGTCAGCTTATTACGCGCCAGTTGTCGTAAGTCCCCACGACCAGACTCGTACGCCCACCTTTTGATAGAACTCACTCCGCGATGTCTCGTTCAGAAACGGAGGCTGAAGGAACTGACACCCACTTGGCGCCGAAGATTTTGCCATCGTGTCCATTACCGGAGGAGTCTTTAAGGAGATCGCCGGTGCCTTCGTCGAAGTGGTACAAGGCTGTTGTGTTGCTGTCCGTTTCGAATCTTTTCAACGGGACAAAGTCAGAATCGTAACGCGGGATGCTGGAAAGCCGGACTTCGTCGATCCAACCGGAATACATTCGCAACTCTGGTTGATAGTTCTGATCACAAATCGACAATGGTGCTGCCATGTCCAACAAGGTTCCAAATGGTTTACTGGCGATAAAATTCCCATCGATGTACAGCCGATACTCGCGTTTGTCGAAATCGCGAATTCCTGCAACATGAACAGGCTGTTCGATCCCCGGGTTTGACCCCAATTTGAACAATGGTCTTTCATCTTCGGGCAGCCTGACGGTAAACGAAAATTCATTTTCATCACTGGAGGCCACGCCGAAGCCGGTTCCAAAACAGACAATGTTGAGATGTGCATCGAAATCTTTTTCGGTGCTTTCGGTATTGCGTCGCTGACTCCAGAACTCAATTGTTTGCACGCTGCCATCATCAATCAGCTCGGGGATACGAACGCCATCGGTGGCAGGCAACTTTCCGGTGGGATTGAAGTCCAGCGCAAAGTTGGTACCCGCGACTTGTGAAGTATTGATCGGACTGACCCACGTTGCTCCGTAGACTTTTCCATCGTGCCCGTTGCCGGAGGAGTCTTTGAGGATATCACCAGTCCCTTCGTTAAATTTGTAGAGAGCAAGTGTGTCTGAGCGAGCGTCGAAGCGTACCGGTGGGATATAATCCTCATCATAGAGAGCAGCACCAGAAAGGCGGACTTCTTCGATCACGCCTCTGAAGTGATGAAGTGGTGTTGGAGTAAATTCTGCGCCGATCGACAAACCTCGGTGTTGAGACAATGCACGAAAAGAGTCTGACCTGGTGAGACCAATTTTGCGACCATCGATAAACAGTCTGGTCACATCGGAATCAACCACTGCTGCAATCACAGTTGGATGCCCATCCCAAAGGTCTTCTGCTCGAAAGTAGTCCGTCGCGGTTGGGCGGTGATTGTAGAACGAGATTGCTGGATCATGGTTTTCGTACCAACCAATGTAGAGTGACGGACTGCCTGCGTCGTGAATGCGCAATATCTGTGAATCTTGCGGAGAATCTGATCGCAAGCGAACTTCGATAGTAAGCGGCGATTCTCCGTCATACGTGATCGAAGGGACATGCACGTAATCATCCAGACCATCAAATTGAAGTCCCGCACTGGACGCAATTGAATTGGAATTCTGTTGCGTGGAGCCTGCTGCCGCCAATGCCTGCTGTGTTTCGCCGCTCCATCCGACATTGCAGTCAGGCTTCGCCTCACGAAAATCGGCAACTCCCGCAGTGGTGACCTTTGAGGAACCTAGGAAGAGAGTTCGCAACCTGGGACTATGTTTGAGATGCTGTAATCCGGCATCGCCAATTTCAGTATCCATCAGTGCCAGACTGACAAGACTAGGAAGTCGTCTCACGGAAGCCATTCCGTCGTCGGTGATCTTAGTTCCGTTCAGTTGTAGATTATTAAGGTTGCTCAGTTTTTCCAGGTGCTTCAAACACTCGTTACTCACAGGACAACCATTGAGAGTGAGATATTCCAGTCTGGAAAGCTGTTCAATCTGCTTTCCGATTGAGTCATCGACGCCACAAGAGTGAAGATGAATTGCCTCTAATTGAGTCAACTTCGGCAGAGCATCGAAATCCGAAGTGACTGCATTCGGTTTGTTCGAAAGACCGATGCTGGTTACGTTGAAATCGGAACCGGAGATCTGACTGAGATCGTCGATTTTCTTCAGTGTCAGACCATTGACGATTGCGTCACCTCCGTTCGACAAGATCCACTCAACGAAACGACGTGGGTCCGATGTCGAAGCATTCCCTGCGACGGGTTCTGTGGTTGGCGACTTACCTCCAATCCGCGTCAGTTTGACAATTTGCGTTTTTCCAAGCGTGAACTCGTTTGGCGTGAGCGTGTAGCTATCTGCAAATCCATCTTTGATCTTCAGTTTCACTTGCCCGATTTGAACGTTGAGAGTTTTTGACTTCATGTCAGGCGTGATTCTCCAGCCTTCTCCGACTGTTTCACCGTTCGACAGAACCTCAATGACCACTCGATCCTCGTAGCCATCAGGAATCTCAAGCGTGATCGTCCCGTCTTTGGATTTGAATGTGATGAGAATTCCAAACAGCAGCAGAATTCCCGCGATCGCTCCTCCGGTCCAGGCAAGCATTTTTCTATGGTTGCCGTTTAGGTTGGCGGTCTTCTGCTTAACTGACGAATTGCTCTTCGTCACTTTAAGTTTGGACTTGCGTAGTCGTTCCGCATAAGACTGCGGTTCTTGAACCGAAATCAAAACTGGAGTTGATTCTTCGCTCGGCGTGCCAGCCGACTTTGAATTGGTCTGCGATTTTGTGGGATTGTTTTTGTCTTTCTTCTTTGTTGGAGCGGGTGTTTTTATGACTTCCTGAAGATCGGCAGCCACATCGTTCATGGACTGGTAGCGTTGCTCGCGATCTCCAGCGATCATTTTCAGGCAGATTCTTTCCAGACGAG is part of the Thalassoglobus sp. JC818 genome and harbors:
- a CDS encoding protein kinase, whose protein sequence is MANEPQTSACLPQDLLIGLLLDSLTKEEQLYTAEHVQTCKICQRELETICEDRAIKLPESSSVESESGDDSIANWSGKLAQKLMGKLQQDRPVPTADSPMQATIISSEEASAASEQTVSRGAMDSETSLTQQHSSRAGSSIELHISETFGRYKVEKILGQGAMGAVYLARDTQLDRDVALKIPKFGLNNNVGDQELLERFYREARAAATLRSPYICPVHDVGEIEGQHYISMAYIEGRPLKDFTKSKKKHSERQIVTTVRKLAQGLAEAHEIGVVHRDLKPANIMVDRKGEPVVMDFGLARRSSSDDVQVTQSGAIMGTPAYMSPEQVEGDQDKIGPQADIYALGIIMYELITGEMPYKGSLMSILKQIALNNPKKPSELRPNLDPRLERICLKMIAGDREQRYQSMNDVAADLQEVIKTPAPTKKKDKNNPTKSQTNSKSAGTPSEESTPVLISVQEPQSYAERLRKSKLKVTKSNSSVKQKTANLNGNHRKMLAWTGGAIAGILLLFGILITFKSKDGTITLEIPDGYEDRVVIEVLSNGETVGEGWRITPDMKSKTLNVQIGQVKLKIKDGFADSYTLTPNEFTLGKTQIVKLTRIGGKSPTTEPVAGNASTSDPRRFVEWILSNGGDAIVNGLTLKKIDDLSQISGSDFNVTSIGLSNKPNAVTSDFDALPKLTQLEAIHLHSCGVDDSIGKQIEQLSRLEYLTLNGCPVSNECLKHLEKLSNLNNLQLNGTKITDDGMASVRRLPSLVSLALMDTEIGDAGLQHLKHSPRLRTLFLGSSKVTTAGVADFREAKPDCNVGWSGETQQALAAAGSTQQNSNSIASSAGLQFDGLDDYVHVPSITYDGESPLTIEVRLRSDSPQDSQILRIHDAGSPSLYIGWYENHDPAISFYNHRPTATDYFRAEDLWDGHPTVIAAVVDSDVTRLFIDGRKIGLTRSDSFRALSQHRGLSIGAEFTPTPLHHFRGVIEEVRLSGAALYDEDYIPPVRFDARSDTLALYKFNEGTGDILKDSSGNGHDGKVYGATWVSPINTSQVAGTNFALDFNPTGKLPATDGVRIPELIDDGSVQTIEFWSQRRNTESTEKDFDAHLNIVCFGTGFGVASSDENEFSFTVRLPEDERPLFKLGSNPGIEQPVHVAGIRDFDKREYRLYIDGNFIASKPFGTLLDMAAPLSICDQNYQPELRMYSGWIDEVRLSSIPRYDSDFVPLKRFETDSNTTALYHFDEGTGDLLKDSSGNGHDGKIFGAKWVSVPSASVSERDIAE